Proteins from a genomic interval of Sphingobacterium sp. SYP-B4668:
- the carB gene encoding carbamoyl-phosphate synthase large subunit yields the protein MPRNTSIKSVLIIGSGPIVIGQACEFDYSGSQAALSLKEEGIEVSIINSNPATIMTDKVVADNVYLLPLTCESIEEILQKHNIDAVLPTMGGQTALNLCIEASERGIWEKYNIQVIGVDVAAIEKTENREAFRQLMVDIGVGVATSKIANSFLEGKEAAQEIGYPLVIRPSYTLAGTGGGFVHKKEDFDAALNRGLHASPTHEVLVEQAVLGWKEFELELLRDTNDNVIIICTIENFDPMGIHTGDSITVAPSMTLSDRCYQDMRNQAIKMMRSIGNFAGGCNVQFSVNPENEEIIAIEINPRVSRSSALASKATGYPIAKIAAKLAIGYNLDELQNQITQTTSAYFEPTLDYVIVKVPRFNFDKFKGANPELGLQMKAVGEVMAIGRTFIEALQKAAQSLETNRAGLGADGKQSRNLEEIMHSLEHPSADRLFHIKDAFELGVPLESIRKATLIDKWFLVQIQELVQLEGELRRYQLNNIPKDFFMTLKQKGYSDIQISWLLGNVSEDDVYARRKELGINRVYKMVDTCAAEFPAQTPYYYSTFEEENESIVSDKKKIVVLGSGPNRIGQGIEFDYSCVHGLLASKEAGYEAIMVNCNPETVSTDFNMADKLYFEPVFWEHVREIIELEKPEGVIVQLGGQTALKMAEKLEAIGVKIIGTSFQDMDLAEDRGRFSDLLKDLDIPYPKYGVAESAEEALVVANEVGYPVLVRPSYVLGGQGMSIVINDEDLEKAVVNLLKNLPGNRVLIDHFLDRAEEAESDSICDGDDVHIIGMMEHIEPAGIHSGDSYAVLPTFSLSQNVQDKMEEYSVKLAKALNVSGLLNIQFAIKDDKVYVIEANPRASRTVPFIAKAYDVPYINIATKVMLGVNKLKDFKIERKLEGYAIKEPVFSFSKFPEVDKQLGPEMKSTGEAIRFIKDLNDPYFRELYAKKSMFLSK from the coding sequence ATGCCAAGAAACACTTCCATCAAATCGGTTTTAATAATTGGATCAGGGCCTATCGTCATCGGTCAAGCCTGCGAATTCGATTATTCAGGATCTCAAGCAGCATTATCTTTAAAAGAAGAAGGTATTGAAGTATCCATTATCAACTCCAATCCGGCGACTATCATGACTGACAAAGTCGTAGCAGACAATGTTTACTTGCTTCCTTTGACTTGTGAAAGCATCGAAGAAATCCTTCAGAAGCACAACATCGATGCCGTATTGCCAACTATGGGTGGTCAGACCGCATTGAACCTTTGTATTGAAGCTTCCGAACGTGGAATCTGGGAGAAATACAACATTCAAGTAATTGGAGTGGATGTTGCTGCAATCGAAAAAACAGAAAATCGTGAAGCTTTCCGTCAACTGATGGTCGATATTGGTGTAGGTGTTGCTACTTCAAAAATCGCAAATTCATTTTTAGAAGGTAAAGAAGCTGCCCAGGAAATTGGGTATCCACTCGTTATCCGCCCTTCCTATACTCTTGCTGGAACAGGTGGTGGTTTTGTACATAAAAAAGAAGATTTTGACGCAGCCTTAAATAGGGGCCTGCACGCTTCGCCTACACATGAAGTATTGGTAGAACAGGCCGTATTAGGTTGGAAAGAATTCGAATTAGAATTACTTCGTGATACCAATGATAATGTCATTATCATCTGTACTATCGAAAATTTCGACCCTATGGGGATTCATACTGGTGATTCCATCACTGTTGCACCCTCAATGACATTAAGCGACCGTTGTTATCAAGACATGCGCAACCAAGCTATCAAAATGATGCGCTCTATTGGTAACTTTGCTGGCGGCTGTAACGTACAGTTCTCTGTAAACCCTGAGAATGAAGAAATTATAGCAATAGAAATTAACCCCCGGGTATCCCGTTCATCAGCATTAGCATCCAAAGCAACGGGTTACCCAATTGCAAAGATTGCCGCTAAACTAGCAATCGGATACAACTTGGATGAACTGCAAAATCAGATTACCCAAACAACATCCGCGTATTTCGAACCTACACTTGACTACGTAATTGTTAAAGTGCCTCGTTTCAACTTTGATAAATTCAAAGGAGCCAACCCAGAGTTAGGCTTACAAATGAAAGCTGTAGGAGAAGTCATGGCTATTGGCCGCACCTTTATTGAAGCCCTTCAGAAAGCCGCACAATCACTCGAAACCAACCGTGCGGGACTAGGAGCAGATGGCAAGCAAAGTCGCAACCTAGAGGAGATTATGCATAGTCTTGAACACCCGAGTGCCGATCGTTTATTCCATATTAAAGATGCTTTTGAATTAGGTGTTCCTTTAGAGTCTATTCGTAAAGCTACCCTTATCGACAAATGGTTTCTCGTACAGATTCAAGAATTGGTACAGTTAGAAGGCGAACTACGTCGCTACCAACTCAACAACATACCAAAAGATTTCTTTATGACCTTAAAACAAAAAGGTTATTCAGACATACAAATTTCTTGGTTACTGGGCAACGTAAGTGAAGACGATGTCTATGCTCGTCGTAAAGAATTAGGCATTAATCGCGTCTACAAAATGGTAGACACCTGTGCAGCAGAATTCCCGGCTCAGACGCCATACTACTACTCCACTTTTGAAGAAGAAAATGAATCTATTGTTTCCGACAAAAAGAAGATAGTTGTATTAGGTTCTGGTCCTAACCGAATTGGTCAAGGTATTGAATTTGATTATTCTTGTGTACACGGTTTATTGGCATCCAAGGAAGCTGGATACGAAGCCATCATGGTCAACTGTAATCCAGAAACAGTATCGACAGACTTCAACATGGCTGACAAATTATACTTTGAGCCTGTTTTCTGGGAACATGTTCGCGAAATCATCGAGCTGGAGAAACCAGAAGGGGTAATCGTACAACTTGGCGGTCAGACAGCACTTAAAATGGCTGAAAAACTTGAAGCCATAGGCGTCAAAATTATTGGCACATCCTTCCAAGACATGGATTTGGCAGAAGATAGAGGTCGTTTTTCCGATTTATTAAAAGATTTGGATATTCCATACCCTAAATATGGAGTCGCAGAATCAGCAGAAGAAGCTCTTGTTGTCGCTAATGAAGTCGGCTACCCTGTTCTTGTCCGTCCTTCCTATGTATTGGGAGGCCAAGGTATGAGCATTGTAATCAACGACGAAGATTTAGAGAAAGCAGTAGTCAATCTACTCAAAAATCTACCTGGAAATCGCGTATTGATTGACCACTTCTTAGACCGTGCAGAAGAAGCCGAATCAGATTCTATCTGTGACGGTGATGATGTACATATCATCGGCATGATGGAACATATTGAACCTGCGGGTATCCATTCAGGAGACTCATATGCCGTTCTTCCTACCTTCAGTCTATCACAGAATGTCCAGGACAAAATGGAAGAATATTCTGTTAAATTGGCAAAGGCATTAAACGTGAGCGGATTACTAAATATCCAATTCGCAATAAAAGATGACAAAGTGTACGTGATTGAGGCCAATCCTCGCGCATCCCGTACCGTACCTTTCATTGCCAAGGCATATGATGTACCGTATATCAACATCGCTACTAAAGTCATGTTAGGGGTGAATAAATTGAAAGATTTTAAGATCGAGCGTAAACTTGAGGGATATGCAATCAAGGAGCCTGTATTCTCCTTCTCTAAATTCCCCGAAGTAGACAAACAATTAGGTCCAGAGATGAAATCGACTGGTGAAGCCATTCGATTCATAAAAGATTTGAACGATCCATACTTTAGAGAACTATATGCCAAAAAATCAATGTTCTTAAGCAAATAG
- a CDS encoding formylglycine-generating enzyme family protein, giving the protein MKISVGCYLLMLGQSLIFVSCTTNSKPTSSLKFEQDSPHCVTGIPSRFSGKVDSIATVTTSMGKGNVKMVKILGGKFEMGSNDFNDAKPIHTVSVNSFWMDEHEVTNAQFAQFVKETGYRTVAERPLDPSDFPGVDPEMLKPGSAVFAMPDRVDGLENPLQWWNYVVGASWKSPEGPNSSIRQKENRPVVHIAYQDAEAYAQWAGKRLPTEAEWEYAAKTNQHNKEIYYWGEEKTENGKWPANIFQGNFPVKDTGEDGFIGLAPVKSYPANAWGLYDMEGNVWEWCADYYRPDYYQSSSVDNPKGPIDSYDPQEPGAVKRVQRGGSFLCNDMYCERYKAGSRGKGEVNSPTSNVGFRCVKDI; this is encoded by the coding sequence ATGAAAATATCCGTTGGCTGCTATTTGCTAATGCTTGGACAAAGTCTGATTTTTGTATCTTGTACAACTAATTCTAAACCCACTAGTTCGCTTAAATTTGAACAGGATTCTCCTCATTGTGTTACTGGAATTCCATCTCGTTTTTCTGGAAAAGTAGATAGTATAGCTACTGTAACAACTTCTATGGGTAAAGGCAATGTAAAAATGGTTAAGATTTTGGGTGGCAAGTTTGAGATGGGATCGAATGATTTTAACGATGCGAAGCCGATTCATACCGTCTCTGTTAACTCCTTTTGGATGGACGAGCACGAGGTGACGAATGCACAGTTTGCACAGTTTGTTAAAGAGACAGGTTATAGAACGGTAGCCGAGCGACCTCTTGACCCCAGCGATTTTCCTGGCGTGGATCCTGAAATGCTGAAACCGGGGTCTGCTGTATTTGCTATGCCAGATAGAGTTGACGGGCTTGAAAATCCATTGCAATGGTGGAATTATGTTGTAGGAGCAAGTTGGAAAAGTCCTGAAGGACCTAATAGCTCTATACGGCAGAAGGAGAATAGGCCCGTTGTACATATCGCCTACCAGGATGCTGAAGCCTATGCTCAATGGGCAGGAAAGCGTCTCCCTACAGAGGCGGAGTGGGAGTATGCGGCAAAAACAAATCAACACAATAAGGAAATCTATTACTGGGGTGAGGAGAAGACAGAGAACGGAAAGTGGCCTGCGAATATTTTTCAAGGTAATTTTCCCGTGAAGGATACGGGTGAGGATGGCTTCATAGGTTTGGCTCCGGTAAAATCTTATCCAGCTAATGCTTGGGGTCTCTATGACATGGAAGGTAACGTGTGGGAGTGGTGTGCAGATTATTACCGTCCAGACTACTATCAAAGTAGTAGTGTCGATAATCCTAAAGGGCCAATAGACTCTTACGACCCGCAGGAACCGGGAGCTGTGAAACGCGTACAGCGAGGTGGTTCATTCTTATGTAATGATATGTATTGTGAGCGCTATAAGGCTGGAAGTCGTGGTAAAGGTGAGGTGAATAGCCCAACAAGTAACGTTGGCTTTCGTTGCGTGAAGGATATTTAG